The following are encoded in a window of Rosa chinensis cultivar Old Blush chromosome 4, RchiOBHm-V2, whole genome shotgun sequence genomic DNA:
- the LOC112199987 gene encoding probable LRR receptor-like serine/threonine-protein kinase At1g53430 isoform X1, with protein sequence MGTEASARLVNFTIISICLFSTLSQLGSEFKCQSIAQKLPDEEVRALNQIMEKLEFNNINRVPSKSFCKKSGRDGIRCNCSFQNGTICHVTEIALNARSLTGTIPEELGNLTHLRQLDLSRNQLTDSIPASLGTLSSLYKLILYSNQLTGPIPEGLGNMKFQVRMGHTSHRSMAVSFELDLSYNQLSGSIPATLRNVDVSDVASDPDAYRLFKLKQYNRANVNPDDFYMDLSNNQLTGPIPESLGNLSFISFINLRNNFLDGYIPASLGALTYLRELHLDRNRISGTLPQTLGNLTLLEIIDVGSNSITGTLPKSLANLKSLFAFLIAGNYFFGPLPDFIANWTSIAYLFLNGNNFNGKIPAGIFNLRHLEMLAISDVDSHFQFPPSTHVAKSFRLLILRNCSITGQIPSYIGDMSSLENIDLSFNRLTGRIPDSLKNLNVTHMSFSNNALSGRIPDWIQYAAWSKMDFSYNNFSKLTFKPSPNLQLNLFSCCCNSSTCLPNSTDTIKEKYCPKGKPNYHSLFINCGGGNASVGGNVYDQDNDTSLFYLSPKGNWARSSVGNIYDYSNGNSSKLLKSDRCVLPSEASLYYKARSSLVSLKYYGFCLRKGNYNVTLHFAEIVHKDVDFRSTDKRVFDVYIQGKRRLNDFNIIDNAGGPNKECIKNFTDVYVNDSTLEIHFYSRSAGAGTLDGPLISAISVTPEYKLHKQLSPLKTALITVASIIVFLLLLLLFAWKMGWLGNTDHLQEIEIGIEKPVTLKQLKDATRNFSKRNEIAQGGFGTVYKAEVQGKIVAVKKLCSHGEERVNEFINEFYTLKAMSQENLVQLLDIYNAKDLHLLIYEYLENNSLAHALFDSKSKLKLDWEVRFNICLGIARGLEYLHEHPRMKIVHSDIKSTNILLDGNLKAKISDFGLARLYTEDDQFKFIKVEVPQGYMAPEYVRGIVTSKADVYSFGVVILETVSGRTNAGHRGDSQESEFLLDTAYDLHRKGRLVDLVDKTLSTKYDAKQAIIILNLAVKCTSISPTLRPTMSEVVSVLVGDKKIEEICPHALNDSPVAQVDSSVSMEATSRASTSSNLIKGEDETEHISESTP encoded by the exons ATGGGGACCGAAGCTTCAGCGAGACTTGTCAACTTTACTATTATAAGTATATGCCTCTTCTCTACTCTTTCTCAGCTTGGTTCTGAATTCAAATGTCAGAGTATAGCTCAAAAGTTGCCCGATGAAGAAG TGAGAGCTCTTAATCAAATAATGGAGAAGTTGGAGTTCAACAATATTAATCGAGTGCCCTCTAAATCATTTTGCAAAAAGAGCGGTCGTGATGGCATCAGATGTAACTGCAGTTTTCAAAACGGCACCATTTGCCATGTCACAGAAAT TGCACTGAATGCTAGAAGTTTGACCGGAACTATACCTGAAGAACTAGGCAATCTCACACATCTGAGGCAACT GGATCTTAGTAGGAATCAATTGACTGATTCTATACCTGCTAGCTTGGGGACTTTATCTTCGTTGTACAAGCT GATTCTTTACAGCAATCAGTTGACCGGGCCCATTCCAGAGGGTTTGGGAAATATGAAATTTCAAGT CCGCATGGGTCATACTTCGCACCGCAGCATGGCTGTTAGCTTCGAACT GGATCTTTCATACAATCAATTAAGTGGATCCATACCAGCCACTTTAAGGAATGTGGATGTCTCTGATGTGGCATC TGATCCAGATGCCTACCGACTCTTCAAGCTTAAGCAATACAACAGGGCTAATGTTAACCCAGATGATTTCTACAT GGATCTTTCAAACAATCAATTGACTGGGCCTATACCAGAGAGCTTAGGGAACTTGTCTTTCATCAGTTTTAT TAATCTGAGGAACAACTTTCTCGACGGCTATATACCAGCATCGTTGGGTGCACTGACTTATCTGCGTGAACT GCATTTGGATAGGAATAGAATCTCTGGTACTCTCCCCCAAACACTAGGAAATTTGACACTCCTTGAAATCAT CGATGTCGGATCTAACAGTATCACTGGGACATTACCAAAAAGCCTTGCCAACCTTAAGAGTCTGTTTGCATT TTTGATAGCTGGTAACTATTTTTTTGGCCCTTTACCTGACTTCATAGCCAACTGGACTTCAATCGCGTATCT TTTTCTCAACGGAAACAATTTCAATGGGAAGATACCTGCCGGAATTTTTAATTTACGACACCTAGAAATGTT GGCAATAAGTGATGTCGACTCTCATTTCCAGTTCCCACCATCTACACATGTGGCGAAAAGTTTTAGATTATT GATACTAAGAAATTGCTCAATCACTGGTCAAATTCCTTCTTACATTGGAGATATGTCATCATTAGAGAACAT AGACTTGAGCTTCAACAGGTTAACGGGTAGAATCCCAGATTCTTTGAAAAACTTAAATGTAACTCACAT GTCTTTTTCAAACAATGCGCTTTCTGGGAGAATTCCCGATTGGATTCAATATGCAGCATGGAGTAAGAT GGATTTTTCGTACAATAATTTTTCAAAGCTAACCTTTAAACCATCACCCAATCTACAACT GAATTTGTTTTCCTGCTGCTGCAACTCCTCAACCTGTCTGCCAAATTC GACAGACACAATCAAGGAGAAGTATTGTCCCAAGGGAAAACCTAATT ACCATTCATTGTTCATAAATTGTGGTGGTGGGAATGCATCTGTTGGTGGAAATGTTTATGATCAAGATAATGATACGTCACTATTTTACCTGAGTCCAAAAGGAAACTGGGCTCGGAGTAGCGTTGGAAACATCTATGACTATTCCAATGGCAATTCTAGTAAATTGTTAAAAAGCGATAGATGTGTGCTTCCGTCTGAAGCGTCTTTATACTATAAAGCTCGCAGTTCCCTTGTCTCTCTAAAATATTACGGGTTCTGTTTACGTAAAGGCAATTACAATGTAACACTTCACTTTGCTGAAATTGTTCATAAGGATGTTGATTTTAGAAGTACGGATAAACGCGTATTTGATGTATATATTCAG GGTAAGAGACGACTAAATGATTTCAACATTATAGACAATGCAGGAGGTCCGAATAAAGAATGTATAAAAAATTTCACGGATGTTTATGTAAACGATAGTACATTAGAGATCCACTTCTACTCTCGATCGGCTGGAGCAGGGACACTTGATGGACCTCTCATATCTGCTATATCCGTAACTCCAG AGTACAAGCTACACAAACAACTGTCTCCTTTGAAAACAGCGCTCATTACTGTGGCTTCAATCATAGTTTTCTTGTTGCTTTTATTACTTTTTGCCTGGAAGATGGGATGGCTGGGGAATACAGATCACTTACAAG AAATAGAAATAGGTATAGAAAAGCCCGTCACCCTCAAACAATTAAAAGATGCTACTCGGAATTTTAGCAAGAGGAATGAGATTGCTCAAGGGGGTTTTGGGACAGTTTACAAG GCTGAAGTGCAAGGGAAAATTGTAGCCGTGAAGAAACTTTGCTCTCATGGCGAGGAAAGGGTCAATGAATTCATAAATGAATTTTATACCTTAAAAGCAATGAGTCAAGAGAACCTTGTTCAGTTGCTGGACATTTACAACGCAAAAGACCTGCATTTGCTCATCTATGAATATTTGGAGAACAACTCCCTTGCACATGCCTTATTTG ACTCAAAGTCCAAATTGAAACTTGACTGGGAAGTTAGGTTTAACATTTGCCTGGGAATAGCTAGGGGATTGGAGTATCTACATGAGCATCCCAGGATGAAGATAGTTCACAGCGACATTAAATCCACTAATATTCTTCTCGATGGAAACCTTAAGGCTAAAATATCAGACTTTGGATTGGCAAGACTTTACACCGAAGatgatcaattcaagttcatcaaagTAGAAGTGCCACA AGGATATATGGCACCTGAGTATGTTCGAGGAATTGTGACATCTAAAGCTGATGTCTACAGTTTTGGGGTGGTTATACTTGAAACTGTTAGTGGAAGGACAAATGCAGGACACAGGGGAGATAGCCAGGAAAGTGAATTTCTTCTAGACACG GCTTATGATTTACATCGAAAAGGAAGGCTGGTGGACTTGGTTGACAAAACCTTGTCTACCAAGTATGATGCAAAACAAGCCATAATCATCTTGAATTTAGCAGTAAAGTGCACCAGTATATCTCCGACTCTGAGGCCTACTATGTCTGAAGTAGTGAGTGTTCTCGTTGGCGACAAAAAAATTGAGGAGATTTGTCCCCATGCGCTTAATGATAGTCCCGTTGCTCAAGTTGATTCCTCTGTTTCTATGGAAGCAACCTCGAGGGCATCCACATCATCCAATTTGATCAAAGGGGAAGATGAAACAGAACACATTTCCGAGAGTACCCCCTAG
- the LOC112199987 gene encoding probable LRR receptor-like serine/threonine-protein kinase At1g53430 isoform X2 yields MGTEASARLVNFTIISICLFSTLSQLGSEFKCQSIAQKLPDEEVRALNQIMEKLEFNNINRVPSKSFCKKSGRDGIRCNCSFQNGTICHVTEIALNARSLTGTIPEELGNLTHLRQLDLSRNQLTDSIPASLGTLSSLYKLILYSNQLTGPIPEGLGNMKFQVRMGHTSHRSMAVSFELDLSYNQLSGSIPATLRNVDVSDVASDPDAYRLFKLKQYNRANVNPDDFYMDLSNNQLTGPIPESLGNLSFISFINLRNNFLDGYIPASLGALTYLRELHLDRNRISGTLPQTLGNLTLLEIIDVGSNSITGTLPKSLANLKSLFAFLIAGNYFFGPLPDFIANWTSIAYLFLNGNNFNGKIPAGIFNLRHLEMLILRNCSITGQIPSYIGDMSSLENIDLSFNRLTGRIPDSLKNLNVTHMSFSNNALSGRIPDWIQYAAWSKMDFSYNNFSKLTFKPSPNLQLNLFSCCCNSSTCLPNSTDTIKEKYCPKGKPNYHSLFINCGGGNASVGGNVYDQDNDTSLFYLSPKGNWARSSVGNIYDYSNGNSSKLLKSDRCVLPSEASLYYKARSSLVSLKYYGFCLRKGNYNVTLHFAEIVHKDVDFRSTDKRVFDVYIQGKRRLNDFNIIDNAGGPNKECIKNFTDVYVNDSTLEIHFYSRSAGAGTLDGPLISAISVTPEYKLHKQLSPLKTALITVASIIVFLLLLLLFAWKMGWLGNTDHLQEIEIGIEKPVTLKQLKDATRNFSKRNEIAQGGFGTVYKAEVQGKIVAVKKLCSHGEERVNEFINEFYTLKAMSQENLVQLLDIYNAKDLHLLIYEYLENNSLAHALFDSKSKLKLDWEVRFNICLGIARGLEYLHEHPRMKIVHSDIKSTNILLDGNLKAKISDFGLARLYTEDDQFKFIKVEVPQGYMAPEYVRGIVTSKADVYSFGVVILETVSGRTNAGHRGDSQESEFLLDTAYDLHRKGRLVDLVDKTLSTKYDAKQAIIILNLAVKCTSISPTLRPTMSEVVSVLVGDKKIEEICPHALNDSPVAQVDSSVSMEATSRASTSSNLIKGEDETEHISESTP; encoded by the exons ATGGGGACCGAAGCTTCAGCGAGACTTGTCAACTTTACTATTATAAGTATATGCCTCTTCTCTACTCTTTCTCAGCTTGGTTCTGAATTCAAATGTCAGAGTATAGCTCAAAAGTTGCCCGATGAAGAAG TGAGAGCTCTTAATCAAATAATGGAGAAGTTGGAGTTCAACAATATTAATCGAGTGCCCTCTAAATCATTTTGCAAAAAGAGCGGTCGTGATGGCATCAGATGTAACTGCAGTTTTCAAAACGGCACCATTTGCCATGTCACAGAAAT TGCACTGAATGCTAGAAGTTTGACCGGAACTATACCTGAAGAACTAGGCAATCTCACACATCTGAGGCAACT GGATCTTAGTAGGAATCAATTGACTGATTCTATACCTGCTAGCTTGGGGACTTTATCTTCGTTGTACAAGCT GATTCTTTACAGCAATCAGTTGACCGGGCCCATTCCAGAGGGTTTGGGAAATATGAAATTTCAAGT CCGCATGGGTCATACTTCGCACCGCAGCATGGCTGTTAGCTTCGAACT GGATCTTTCATACAATCAATTAAGTGGATCCATACCAGCCACTTTAAGGAATGTGGATGTCTCTGATGTGGCATC TGATCCAGATGCCTACCGACTCTTCAAGCTTAAGCAATACAACAGGGCTAATGTTAACCCAGATGATTTCTACAT GGATCTTTCAAACAATCAATTGACTGGGCCTATACCAGAGAGCTTAGGGAACTTGTCTTTCATCAGTTTTAT TAATCTGAGGAACAACTTTCTCGACGGCTATATACCAGCATCGTTGGGTGCACTGACTTATCTGCGTGAACT GCATTTGGATAGGAATAGAATCTCTGGTACTCTCCCCCAAACACTAGGAAATTTGACACTCCTTGAAATCAT CGATGTCGGATCTAACAGTATCACTGGGACATTACCAAAAAGCCTTGCCAACCTTAAGAGTCTGTTTGCATT TTTGATAGCTGGTAACTATTTTTTTGGCCCTTTACCTGACTTCATAGCCAACTGGACTTCAATCGCGTATCT TTTTCTCAACGGAAACAATTTCAATGGGAAGATACCTGCCGGAATTTTTAATTTACGACACCTAGAAATGTT GATACTAAGAAATTGCTCAATCACTGGTCAAATTCCTTCTTACATTGGAGATATGTCATCATTAGAGAACAT AGACTTGAGCTTCAACAGGTTAACGGGTAGAATCCCAGATTCTTTGAAAAACTTAAATGTAACTCACAT GTCTTTTTCAAACAATGCGCTTTCTGGGAGAATTCCCGATTGGATTCAATATGCAGCATGGAGTAAGAT GGATTTTTCGTACAATAATTTTTCAAAGCTAACCTTTAAACCATCACCCAATCTACAACT GAATTTGTTTTCCTGCTGCTGCAACTCCTCAACCTGTCTGCCAAATTC GACAGACACAATCAAGGAGAAGTATTGTCCCAAGGGAAAACCTAATT ACCATTCATTGTTCATAAATTGTGGTGGTGGGAATGCATCTGTTGGTGGAAATGTTTATGATCAAGATAATGATACGTCACTATTTTACCTGAGTCCAAAAGGAAACTGGGCTCGGAGTAGCGTTGGAAACATCTATGACTATTCCAATGGCAATTCTAGTAAATTGTTAAAAAGCGATAGATGTGTGCTTCCGTCTGAAGCGTCTTTATACTATAAAGCTCGCAGTTCCCTTGTCTCTCTAAAATATTACGGGTTCTGTTTACGTAAAGGCAATTACAATGTAACACTTCACTTTGCTGAAATTGTTCATAAGGATGTTGATTTTAGAAGTACGGATAAACGCGTATTTGATGTATATATTCAG GGTAAGAGACGACTAAATGATTTCAACATTATAGACAATGCAGGAGGTCCGAATAAAGAATGTATAAAAAATTTCACGGATGTTTATGTAAACGATAGTACATTAGAGATCCACTTCTACTCTCGATCGGCTGGAGCAGGGACACTTGATGGACCTCTCATATCTGCTATATCCGTAACTCCAG AGTACAAGCTACACAAACAACTGTCTCCTTTGAAAACAGCGCTCATTACTGTGGCTTCAATCATAGTTTTCTTGTTGCTTTTATTACTTTTTGCCTGGAAGATGGGATGGCTGGGGAATACAGATCACTTACAAG AAATAGAAATAGGTATAGAAAAGCCCGTCACCCTCAAACAATTAAAAGATGCTACTCGGAATTTTAGCAAGAGGAATGAGATTGCTCAAGGGGGTTTTGGGACAGTTTACAAG GCTGAAGTGCAAGGGAAAATTGTAGCCGTGAAGAAACTTTGCTCTCATGGCGAGGAAAGGGTCAATGAATTCATAAATGAATTTTATACCTTAAAAGCAATGAGTCAAGAGAACCTTGTTCAGTTGCTGGACATTTACAACGCAAAAGACCTGCATTTGCTCATCTATGAATATTTGGAGAACAACTCCCTTGCACATGCCTTATTTG ACTCAAAGTCCAAATTGAAACTTGACTGGGAAGTTAGGTTTAACATTTGCCTGGGAATAGCTAGGGGATTGGAGTATCTACATGAGCATCCCAGGATGAAGATAGTTCACAGCGACATTAAATCCACTAATATTCTTCTCGATGGAAACCTTAAGGCTAAAATATCAGACTTTGGATTGGCAAGACTTTACACCGAAGatgatcaattcaagttcatcaaagTAGAAGTGCCACA AGGATATATGGCACCTGAGTATGTTCGAGGAATTGTGACATCTAAAGCTGATGTCTACAGTTTTGGGGTGGTTATACTTGAAACTGTTAGTGGAAGGACAAATGCAGGACACAGGGGAGATAGCCAGGAAAGTGAATTTCTTCTAGACACG GCTTATGATTTACATCGAAAAGGAAGGCTGGTGGACTTGGTTGACAAAACCTTGTCTACCAAGTATGATGCAAAACAAGCCATAATCATCTTGAATTTAGCAGTAAAGTGCACCAGTATATCTCCGACTCTGAGGCCTACTATGTCTGAAGTAGTGAGTGTTCTCGTTGGCGACAAAAAAATTGAGGAGATTTGTCCCCATGCGCTTAATGATAGTCCCGTTGCTCAAGTTGATTCCTCTGTTTCTATGGAAGCAACCTCGAGGGCATCCACATCATCCAATTTGATCAAAGGGGAAGATGAAACAGAACACATTTCCGAGAGTACCCCCTAG
- the LOC112199987 gene encoding probable LRR receptor-like serine/threonine-protein kinase At1g53430 isoform X4, protein MGTEASARLVNFTIISICLFSTLSQLGSEFKCQSIAQKLPDEEVRALNQIMEKLEFNNINRVPSKSFCKKSGRDGIRCNCSFQNGTICHVTEIALNARSLTGTIPEELGNLTHLRQLDLSRNQLTDSIPASLGTLSSLYKLILYSNQLTGPIPEGLGNMKFQVRMGHTSHRSMAVSFELDLSYNQLSGSIPATLRNVDVSDVASDPDAYRLFKLKQYNRANVNPDDFYMDLSNNQLTGPIPESLGNLSFISFINLRNNFLDGYIPASLGALTYLRELHLDRNRISGTLPQTLGNLTLLEIIDVGSNSITGTLPKSLANLKSLFAFLIAGNYFFGPLPDFIANWTSIAYLILRNCSITGQIPSYIGDMSSLENIDLSFNRLTGRIPDSLKNLNVTHMSFSNNALSGRIPDWIQYAAWSKMDFSYNNFSKLTFKPSPNLQLNLFSCCCNSSTCLPNSTDTIKEKYCPKGKPNYHSLFINCGGGNASVGGNVYDQDNDTSLFYLSPKGNWARSSVGNIYDYSNGNSSKLLKSDRCVLPSEASLYYKARSSLVSLKYYGFCLRKGNYNVTLHFAEIVHKDVDFRSTDKRVFDVYIQGKRRLNDFNIIDNAGGPNKECIKNFTDVYVNDSTLEIHFYSRSAGAGTLDGPLISAISVTPEYKLHKQLSPLKTALITVASIIVFLLLLLLFAWKMGWLGNTDHLQEIEIGIEKPVTLKQLKDATRNFSKRNEIAQGGFGTVYKAEVQGKIVAVKKLCSHGEERVNEFINEFYTLKAMSQENLVQLLDIYNAKDLHLLIYEYLENNSLAHALFDSKSKLKLDWEVRFNICLGIARGLEYLHEHPRMKIVHSDIKSTNILLDGNLKAKISDFGLARLYTEDDQFKFIKVEVPQGYMAPEYVRGIVTSKADVYSFGVVILETVSGRTNAGHRGDSQESEFLLDTAYDLHRKGRLVDLVDKTLSTKYDAKQAIIILNLAVKCTSISPTLRPTMSEVVSVLVGDKKIEEICPHALNDSPVAQVDSSVSMEATSRASTSSNLIKGEDETEHISESTP, encoded by the exons ATGGGGACCGAAGCTTCAGCGAGACTTGTCAACTTTACTATTATAAGTATATGCCTCTTCTCTACTCTTTCTCAGCTTGGTTCTGAATTCAAATGTCAGAGTATAGCTCAAAAGTTGCCCGATGAAGAAG TGAGAGCTCTTAATCAAATAATGGAGAAGTTGGAGTTCAACAATATTAATCGAGTGCCCTCTAAATCATTTTGCAAAAAGAGCGGTCGTGATGGCATCAGATGTAACTGCAGTTTTCAAAACGGCACCATTTGCCATGTCACAGAAAT TGCACTGAATGCTAGAAGTTTGACCGGAACTATACCTGAAGAACTAGGCAATCTCACACATCTGAGGCAACT GGATCTTAGTAGGAATCAATTGACTGATTCTATACCTGCTAGCTTGGGGACTTTATCTTCGTTGTACAAGCT GATTCTTTACAGCAATCAGTTGACCGGGCCCATTCCAGAGGGTTTGGGAAATATGAAATTTCAAGT CCGCATGGGTCATACTTCGCACCGCAGCATGGCTGTTAGCTTCGAACT GGATCTTTCATACAATCAATTAAGTGGATCCATACCAGCCACTTTAAGGAATGTGGATGTCTCTGATGTGGCATC TGATCCAGATGCCTACCGACTCTTCAAGCTTAAGCAATACAACAGGGCTAATGTTAACCCAGATGATTTCTACAT GGATCTTTCAAACAATCAATTGACTGGGCCTATACCAGAGAGCTTAGGGAACTTGTCTTTCATCAGTTTTAT TAATCTGAGGAACAACTTTCTCGACGGCTATATACCAGCATCGTTGGGTGCACTGACTTATCTGCGTGAACT GCATTTGGATAGGAATAGAATCTCTGGTACTCTCCCCCAAACACTAGGAAATTTGACACTCCTTGAAATCAT CGATGTCGGATCTAACAGTATCACTGGGACATTACCAAAAAGCCTTGCCAACCTTAAGAGTCTGTTTGCATT TTTGATAGCTGGTAACTATTTTTTTGGCCCTTTACCTGACTTCATAGCCAACTGGACTTCAATCGCGTATCT GATACTAAGAAATTGCTCAATCACTGGTCAAATTCCTTCTTACATTGGAGATATGTCATCATTAGAGAACAT AGACTTGAGCTTCAACAGGTTAACGGGTAGAATCCCAGATTCTTTGAAAAACTTAAATGTAACTCACAT GTCTTTTTCAAACAATGCGCTTTCTGGGAGAATTCCCGATTGGATTCAATATGCAGCATGGAGTAAGAT GGATTTTTCGTACAATAATTTTTCAAAGCTAACCTTTAAACCATCACCCAATCTACAACT GAATTTGTTTTCCTGCTGCTGCAACTCCTCAACCTGTCTGCCAAATTC GACAGACACAATCAAGGAGAAGTATTGTCCCAAGGGAAAACCTAATT ACCATTCATTGTTCATAAATTGTGGTGGTGGGAATGCATCTGTTGGTGGAAATGTTTATGATCAAGATAATGATACGTCACTATTTTACCTGAGTCCAAAAGGAAACTGGGCTCGGAGTAGCGTTGGAAACATCTATGACTATTCCAATGGCAATTCTAGTAAATTGTTAAAAAGCGATAGATGTGTGCTTCCGTCTGAAGCGTCTTTATACTATAAAGCTCGCAGTTCCCTTGTCTCTCTAAAATATTACGGGTTCTGTTTACGTAAAGGCAATTACAATGTAACACTTCACTTTGCTGAAATTGTTCATAAGGATGTTGATTTTAGAAGTACGGATAAACGCGTATTTGATGTATATATTCAG GGTAAGAGACGACTAAATGATTTCAACATTATAGACAATGCAGGAGGTCCGAATAAAGAATGTATAAAAAATTTCACGGATGTTTATGTAAACGATAGTACATTAGAGATCCACTTCTACTCTCGATCGGCTGGAGCAGGGACACTTGATGGACCTCTCATATCTGCTATATCCGTAACTCCAG AGTACAAGCTACACAAACAACTGTCTCCTTTGAAAACAGCGCTCATTACTGTGGCTTCAATCATAGTTTTCTTGTTGCTTTTATTACTTTTTGCCTGGAAGATGGGATGGCTGGGGAATACAGATCACTTACAAG AAATAGAAATAGGTATAGAAAAGCCCGTCACCCTCAAACAATTAAAAGATGCTACTCGGAATTTTAGCAAGAGGAATGAGATTGCTCAAGGGGGTTTTGGGACAGTTTACAAG GCTGAAGTGCAAGGGAAAATTGTAGCCGTGAAGAAACTTTGCTCTCATGGCGAGGAAAGGGTCAATGAATTCATAAATGAATTTTATACCTTAAAAGCAATGAGTCAAGAGAACCTTGTTCAGTTGCTGGACATTTACAACGCAAAAGACCTGCATTTGCTCATCTATGAATATTTGGAGAACAACTCCCTTGCACATGCCTTATTTG ACTCAAAGTCCAAATTGAAACTTGACTGGGAAGTTAGGTTTAACATTTGCCTGGGAATAGCTAGGGGATTGGAGTATCTACATGAGCATCCCAGGATGAAGATAGTTCACAGCGACATTAAATCCACTAATATTCTTCTCGATGGAAACCTTAAGGCTAAAATATCAGACTTTGGATTGGCAAGACTTTACACCGAAGatgatcaattcaagttcatcaaagTAGAAGTGCCACA AGGATATATGGCACCTGAGTATGTTCGAGGAATTGTGACATCTAAAGCTGATGTCTACAGTTTTGGGGTGGTTATACTTGAAACTGTTAGTGGAAGGACAAATGCAGGACACAGGGGAGATAGCCAGGAAAGTGAATTTCTTCTAGACACG GCTTATGATTTACATCGAAAAGGAAGGCTGGTGGACTTGGTTGACAAAACCTTGTCTACCAAGTATGATGCAAAACAAGCCATAATCATCTTGAATTTAGCAGTAAAGTGCACCAGTATATCTCCGACTCTGAGGCCTACTATGTCTGAAGTAGTGAGTGTTCTCGTTGGCGACAAAAAAATTGAGGAGATTTGTCCCCATGCGCTTAATGATAGTCCCGTTGCTCAAGTTGATTCCTCTGTTTCTATGGAAGCAACCTCGAGGGCATCCACATCATCCAATTTGATCAAAGGGGAAGATGAAACAGAACACATTTCCGAGAGTACCCCCTAG